In one Rutidosis leptorrhynchoides isolate AG116_Rl617_1_P2 chromosome 8, CSIRO_AGI_Rlap_v1, whole genome shotgun sequence genomic region, the following are encoded:
- the LOC139864059 gene encoding LOW QUALITY PROTEIN: DNA polymerase eta-like (The sequence of the model RefSeq protein was modified relative to this genomic sequence to represent the inferred CDS: deleted 2 bases in 1 codon), giving the protein MPIARPETSDSRIIAHVDMDCFYVQVEQRKQPHLRGKPAAVVQYNSWKCGGLIAVGYEARKDGVKRSMRGDEAKKVCPQIHLVQVPVARGKADLTIYRNAGSEVVSILARKGRCERASIDEVYLDLTDAAKLMLKKTPPESLESIDDEVLKSHVLGLALNGKDDKETVREWLQQADADHRDKLLACGAIIVAELRLQVLKETEFTCSAGIAHNKMLAKLASGMNKPTQQTIVTDTSSSVKGLLETLPIKRKCKKQLGGKLGSSLQTDLGVNTVGELLQFSEGKLQDFYGVNTGTWLWNIARGISGEEVEGRLLPKSHESGKTFPVPSALKTLTAVEKWLKELCEELSERLQSDLEKNKRIAHTLTLHANAYKVNKVFLKIKLGISSHKVFLLDELWGPYILSIKTFLVLVALVSGV; this is encoded by the exons TACGTTCAAG TGGAGCAACGGAAACAACCTCATTTGAGAGGTAAACCAGCAGCTGTGGTACAATATAATTCTTGGAAATGTGGAGGCTTGATTGCTGTCGGTTACGAGGCTCGTAAAGACGGGGTCAAACGGTCAATGCGAGGTGACGAGGCAAAAAAAGTTTGTCCGCAAATTCACTTGGTTCAAGTCCCGGTGGCTCGTGGTAAAGCGGATTTGACCATATATCGGAATGCAGGTTCAGAg GTTGTTTCGATTCTTGCAAGAAAAGGGCGATGTGAGCGTGCATCAATTGACGAAGTGTATCTTGATCTTACCGATGCTGCTAAATTAATGCTGAAAAAGACACCACCTGAAAGTTTGGAAAGTATCGATGATGAAGTTCTTAAATCGCATGTTTTGGGGCTGGCTTTG aatggaaaagatgacaaaGAAACTGTGAGAGAATGGCTTCAGCAGGCAGATGCTGATCATCGTGATAAACTGTTAGCATGTGGAGCGATTATTGTTGCCGAACTCAGGCTGCAAGTTTTAAAGGAGACTGAATTTACATGTTCCGCAGGCATTGCTCATAACAaa ATGCTGGCTAAA cTAGCTAGTGGTATGAATAAACCTACACAACAAACTATAGTCACTGAC ACTTCTTCATCTGTAAAAGGGCTTCTTGAAACTTTGCCTATAAAAAGAAAATGCaa gaaACAGCTTGGTGGGAAGCTAGGGAGTTCTTTGCAAACTGATCTTGGTGTTAATACTGTTGGAGAGTTATTGCAATTTTCTGAAGGAAAACTGCAAGATTTTTATGGTGTTAATACTGG TACATGGTTATGGAATATTGCAAGGGGTATAAGTGGGGAAGAAGTTGAGGGTCGTTTGCTCCCTAAGAGCCATGAGTCCGGGAAAACATTCCCGGTACCCAGTGCCTTAAAAACTCTCACTGCC GTTGAAAAATGGCTGAAAGAACTTTGTGAAGAATTAAGTGAACGACTTCAGTCTGACCTCGAGAAGAATAAACGAATTGCACATACGCTTACTCTACACGCTAATGCATACAAGGTCAATAAAGTTTTCTTAAAGATTAAGTTAGGTATCTCATCCCATAAAGTTTTCTTACTGGATGAGCTTTGGGGACCATATATATTAAGTATAAAGACTTTTCTAGTGTTAGTGGCTCTAGTTAGTGGAGTATAA